The DNA sequence agaagaaaatagaaattaaagtaataatggaaaagtaaaaggggaagaagaaaagaaaaaaaccttGATGAAGAGggtgaagagagaaagaagagaggaaaacGTAAGAAAGAATAAAGgagaaagaagggagaagaaagaattaagaaggaggaagaaagaattaggattagggaagaaaagataggaattctggtgctgatctggataaactgtgcAGCGcatgtgacgcgaacgcgtggagcacgTGGACGCGCGGTTTGCGCTATTTTCAAGTGATGCGTACACATgggtaacgcgtacgcgtgaaatgaATTGTGCCgttggcgcgagagcagcctcgcgtacgcacaactctctgtttcatacgCACATTGCCCAAATgtagggtgacgcgtgcgcgtgagggacgcgcacgcgtgaatggcctgttttgtaaaaatgacgcgtacgcgtgggtgacgcgtacgcgtgatgggttttgtgcttccagcaccattccagccccacttCATCATAACCCTCTGCCATACacccctttacgtcgattttacagggtcacgcgtgcgcgtgggtgacgcgcacgtgtgggagGCTGatttttcaagtgacgcggacgcgtcagggacgcgtacacgtgggcgtatttgtgcctaaggcacgccttcAGCCACACTCCCGCATAACTCTctgctcactacaagaaaaaaggcctatggccacgcttttttcttgccacgcttcaaaagcgtggccaaaagtggtcaatggccacacttttatgagggtggcaatagattagagatttggccacttttTTATTGCCACGCTTCATAAGCGTGGCGAAAAGTatcaacggccacgcttttgtaTGGGTGGCAATTGGTTAGAGAaacggccacgcttttttttgccacgcttcaaaagcgtggccatagagagaaacaaggacgttttgaaagcgtggcgacagggtttcattacggccacgcttacgaagcgtggccatatcccagtactcttttggcacgctttaaaagcgtggccaaaaggttcttttctgccacgcttcaaaagcgtggccgtagagCAAAACAgtgacgttttaaaagcgtggcgagagGGGCTCCAACCCATTGACCCTAACCCGGCCCCTGACCCGGCTCCCAACCCGGTCCCCAACCCAAATACACTAACCCTAATCACTCGAAACCCTAACCCTGGAAGAGCGCCTCCCATTACCCTCGCACTTCGTCCTGAAcccttcgcccttcgcccttAGCCTTCGTCACTCGAAACCGCTCATCGAATCCGCTTATCGCACTGTTAATCTTCGTCACTCGCCCTTATCCCTTCACCCTTCTTCATCTTGTTAATCTTCATCTTCGTCTTCCGCTCATCGAATCCGCTCATCGCACTGTCTCCTACCTCGGTGACCTTATGGCCTCCTTCAATTCAAAGATGTccgtactctctctctctctttcataaACTCTTCCTCACTTCAATTCTCTCTTTGATCGCCGTTTCGTTTACTAGCTTTTGATAATTAGGTTTTTCTTTACTTTCCTTCGTTTTTGATTGTTATTTGAAAGATGATTTGCGTGTGCTTGTTGATCTGAGGAAGCTGTAGTTCCTGTTTGAGAATGACTTTTGCTTCACTCTCATCTTGCTCAATTCGCttatctctcacttgattcctttGAACTTATTCTGTCGTATTCGTGAGACTCGGTAGATTACTGGATTTCAGTATCCTGCTAGGCTTCTTTAATTATAGCTAATTAAGTGGCAAACATAGTCTttgtgaataaaattttttacttcagAATTCGTTAGCAACTGGAATGTAGGTATCGATCATAGTTTTGACATAAAGGTTGAAcagtttgtgtgtgtgtgtgtgatcaaGTTAAAAGGATTGTGCAGAATAGTTAGGGTAAAATTTGCTATTGTAGATAGTAGTGAATCAAGTAATCGTGTTTTTAAGTTTCTCTAAATTGAAGCATAATGTGTTCTTTTGAATCTTTTCTTTCAGCTCAATGCAGAGAAGAGCCCTTTTCAGTGGACTTATGCGACTCAGGTGTGTTTGTTTGCTGCTTTCTTAAGCCACTGCTTCTTGAAAACGCTTTGTTTGTGGTGAATgttgatgaaaaaagaaaaaataataaaggagAAATTGTTAATTCCAATAGTTGTTTAAAAAGATGTTGTTAATTATGGCCTATTGAACTGGCATTCTCTTCATTGCCATTTGACTTCTCTACAAAACCCTTTGGACATGAATTAGCAATCACCTGACCCAAGCCAACCATTCATTAAGTACTGCTGTGACTTTATGTTGAAAGTTTGATCGTATTGTTTTGATTATCAAGCAAAGGATCGAAGTATTGATTATATGTTTTGGGATTTGTTGGGATAACTATTTGTGCTTAATTATTTGTTGCCGAGGTATGATCCACGTTTTCTCATAGGTTTCTTATGCCATTTCTTGAAGAATGTCACAAAACGACCGCCCGGAGGCGCCGTCCCCGGCGACAGCGGCAAACGGCTCCGCGGCGGTGAAGGAGGAGAATCCAGCTGCGTGGGCGTTGGTTTCTTCGAGCAAGGCTGAGGCTGAATCCGAACAAGGAGCACAAAGCGGAGGAGTACGAAGACTTGCAATTGATGTACTGCCCAGCGGTTTTCACCGAGCTGGAGAGGTACCTTCCACCGAACATGCTCAATGTGCGACGAACACAAGGTATATGCCCCGCGCAGCGTAGACCAGAGTATGGtgcctctttctttctttctttctttctttctttcttttaagtttttttatttttcagttaatTTTCAGTTGAGGCTGGTAAATTGCAGAATAGTAAACCTTAGGATTCCTTACAACGAACAGATTTCTCCAACTGAAATTTGCAGTGCGCTTGGATCTAATCAACTTCTTCCGAGAATTTATATCGCTTTTGTGTTGTTGGTCGGAATTCTTCTGTTTAGTTCTCTTTTTGTGAACGTGTCTTTAATCTGGTCGTGTTTGGAAGCCCCTTCTTTCACtggtaatttctttttctttttagtccgtacacacatacacacactaaCCAAAGAAGTAAAAATTATGTGTTGCTCCGAGCTGAGTTAATTTCTGTCTTCGTCATAATCATTTTACTTTGTTTACTCATTTGTGCAAAGGGGTTATGTTTAATTGTTTTGCACTTATCTTCCATTTGATGAGATTTATATGAATACTTTATTTGTTAACCTTTTATCATAAAGTTTGGAGAGACACACTTGGATTATTGTTGCACAACAAATTTTATTATGTGAAAGATGTTCTTTTGAAATTGGAGTTGTGATCTGATCCTTTATTTTAGCAAATCTAGTTTTTCACCTTGTTAGGATGCACCCACCAGATACCATGACATCCAATCCAAGCATTGGTGTAGGGGAAGATTAGTATGAGTCGTCATATATGAAAGTTTACTTTGACAGGCTTTTCAGTTGAGGCTGTTGTGGTCAAGATCAAGCAACACACAAAGATTGTGTTTGTTTGACAATGGATATTTGGTTGCTGAGATTTTGCATTTGATAGATACATATTTGGCTgctataaattattttaacatttctgatcttgtttatatattttatattgactgCTTGGGTGATTCCTTACAATGAACAGATTTTTCCAACTGAAATTCGCAGTGCGCTTGGATCTGTTAATCAACTTTTTATATGTATTGGGATTCTTGCAGCATTAGTAGCCGGTTTGCCTCTTGTTCCAGCAGTTTGCCACATCAATGGAAGATTTGGAACCCTTACGACTGTTCCAATACACCATATGGTTAGTCTTATGAGATCTCTTCTTACAAGCTTTTATAGTGTGCGATCAATTAGTCTTTTCACAATTCCATCACAAGATTGTTAAGAGATTTGGAAccctttctttttatcttttcgtCAACCTTCCTTCCTTTCTTGTTGAATAAGAGGAGATAGATTGatgtagttttttttatttagcaGATATGAATACTTTTCAAATGGTTTTGAATATTTTAAGAGATGGTTAAGTTCGAGTTAGCTATAGATACTATCATTTTAAATTTGCTTGATCTGGTAAATTTTGTGGTTGAATGTATATTAAAGAGAGATTTGAGATGACAATTCATATATCATATCACAGAAAAACGTTTCATTTTTATCAACTCATGATTAATTATTAAATGGGTCAACATCCTTAAGCTTGCTTTGTTATATGCTTATTAAAATGGAGTTCTGTAAAaccatttaatttctttatttttttggggGATTAGGACTCGAGGTTATTAAAAATGAAGATTTTGTTCcatgctttttctttatttattactGAAATGAAAGTTTCTTTCTTCTGGTGTTAAATGACCCAAAATGAATAAGTTCTTTTTAGCTGGAAGGCAAAATTCTAATAAGTTattttccttctcttctcttttggcctcagatcttttcttgtttttaccgagacttcctccttgtcatggtttTGGAGATTGCAGGAGGAGTCATGGATTAACTTGCAAGCCCTATAAGTCCAGTTTTAGAAGAGAGATAAATTGAAATCCTTTAAAAATATTTGAGGTAAAATTAAAACTTGATATAGTTTTACTCTCTCTTGATTAGTGACTACTGTAATACTATAGGGTAATTTCTGACTATCTAGATTGCATTTGCACCCGTGTAGTGGAGACACTTCTCCCATTTGTATTACCATGTTGCAGTTATGAACATAActtttcttgttaatgagttGGTTTGAAATCTATAGTTTTGTACAGAATTAGTCATGTTTTTTGGTTCAGGGTTTctttaataattgaaaattatgGATCAGATAGTTTTGCATTATATTCTTGATTATTTAGAGTTCACGTATGACTTTCTCCAATCATATGATATCTAAATATTTCTTTGCTTTTGCATTGATGCATTTATTCTTATAGAGCTGCTCATGTTTATTCGGAAGCTAGGAGGGTGCATGCTTTCAATGACGTTATGTCATCAAATCTAAGGTGAGATCGAATCCTTGTTCTTTTATTAGTGTTTCATTTTCTGTGCTCTTCATTTTCTATTTGAgtgaacatttttattttaatgtattaataGTACATGAATAGTTGACTCAAGCTTCCTGTACAGTCTAAACCCCAagcaatattatatatatatacttgattTTCTGTTTGATTTCTCAAGCTTTCTGTTTCATATGCTGATTCCTTTCATGATTTGTTAATGTTGGACACTAGATTTCTCAACCAAGTAAATGTGCAATGCAGGTTTAGTCACACAAAATTCTAAATCAACTGGATATGGGTTGCGGGGTCAGTATGGGTGGTGGTCAACTGGATATATTCTAAGATCTATATATGATCTTGCTTGCTTAGAGGATGAAGTTGATTTCCTTACAGCTCAATCAGAGCAAGACTGACTGAAAAGGAATAATGTCAAATTCTGGCATGTTTTTTGATCAAAGGAAATCAAATTGGCTTTCCTTGTTGGAGGAGGACTTCAGGTAATAATgcttgtttccttttcttttattctttaatctttttttaaagtttttttacaAGATAACACATGTTTTGGTTTGCGTCTTTGAGTAATaagctaaaagaaaataaagctagTGTTGCCTAGAATGGAAAGTGAAGCttcaaaataatttatcaattttgtaTTTGGTTTTGCCATCTTTTGCAGGTAAAAAAGTTCACAAATATTTCCGAAACAATTATGTATGATCTAAGGGAAGAAAGTTTAAGAGGGCTAGAGGAAAGAAGAATAGCAAAGGACTTAGGATTTAAGTTGTattatttctgtatttttcttccgtttttagttttagaatttgaactcgagatttattttgtattggagtattagttttttaatgtataaaacaattatagcaaaaattatatatgtcactaattattatttgatttgtcttgtaataaaaattgcatattatatttataagtttgataataaaaaagaaatgaaaaatttatattttatattgatgaaggtaaaaattagaaaaaggattttttttttaaattttataaggctattgccatgcttttaaagcgtggccgtatctctggttatggccacgctttaaaagcgtggccatatctcgctatcgccacgcttcaaaagcgtggccatatctctctcTATCGCCATGCTttgaaagcgtggccatatctctctatcgccacgcttcaaaagcgtggccatatctcctacatacggccacgctttaaagGGTGGCCATTtgtaaaaagcgtggcaaaagaaaaagcgtggcggtaggtcaccaaaagcgtggcaatagagcaACCGCCACGCTTACATACgccaccctttcaaaagcgtggcggtagctcaaaaagcatggcaaaaagctatcgccacgcttttttcagcttttcgccacgctttaaaagcgtggcaatagagctgTTTTCTTGTAGTGGCTTCTTTTCTTAATTGTTTCGAATGCACATATGATGCGAACGCATCTGTGACGCTTGCGTGTCTGGtacacgaaaattacttcacactatgtaattcggcacaactaaccagcaagtgcactgggtcgtccaagtaataccttacgtgagtaagggttgaatcccacggagattgttggcttgaagcaatctatggttaccttgtaactcttagtcaggaaaacaattcacttatcaaaatgAATTACgaggaataaaagagcatgaaataaatacttgttatgcagtaaatgagagtatgttggagttttggagatgctttgtcttttgaatctctgctttctccctattttcttcttcacgcacgcacatccctcctatggcaagctgtgtgttggtggattaccgttgtcaatgcctaccatccttcctctcagtgaaaatggtccaggtgcgctgtcaccgcacggctaatcatctgtaggttctcgatcataccggaataggatttactatccttttgcgtctgtcactacgcccagcactcgcgagtttgaagctcgtcacagtcatccaatcccagaatcctactcagaatatcacagacaaggtttagactttccagattctcaaggat is a window from the Arachis hypogaea cultivar Tifrunner chromosome 17, arahy.Tifrunner.gnm2.J5K5, whole genome shotgun sequence genome containing:
- the LOC112762472 gene encoding uncharacterized protein isoform X6, with translation MSQNDRPEAPSPATAANGSAAVKEENPAAWALVSSSKAEAESEQGAQSGGVRRLAIDVLPSGFHRAGEVPSTEHAQCATNTRIVNLRIPYNEQISPTEICSALGSNQLLPRIYIAFVLLVGILLFSSLFVNVSLIWSCLEAPSFTALVAGLPLVPAVCHINGRFGTLTTVPIHHMIFSCFYRDFLLVMVLEIAGGVMD
- the LOC112762472 gene encoding uncharacterized protein isoform X2, yielding MASFNSKISMQRRALFSGLMRLRMSQNDRPEAPSPATAANGSAAVKEENPAAWALVSSSKAEAESEQGAQSGGVRRLAIDVLPSGFHRAGEVPSTEHAQCATNTRIVNLRIPYNEQISPTEICSALGSNQLLPRIYIAFVLLVGILLFSSLFVNVSLIWSCLEAPSFTALVAGLPLVPAVCHINGRFGTLTTVPIHHMEESWINLQAL
- the LOC112762472 gene encoding uncharacterized protein isoform X7, encoding MASFNSKISMQRRALFSGLMRLRMSQNDRPEAPSPATAANGSAAVKEENPAAWALVSSSKAEAESEQGAQSGGVRRLAIDVLPSGFHRAGEVPSTEHAQCATNTRIVNLRIPYNEQISPTEICSALGSNQLLPRIYIAFVLLVGILLFSSLFVNVSLIWSCLEAPSFTDFSN
- the LOC112762472 gene encoding uncharacterized protein isoform X5; this translates as MASFNSKISMQRRALFSGLMRLRMSQNDRPEAPSPATAANGSAAVKEENPAAWALVSSSKAEAESEQGAQSGGVRRLAIDVLPSGFHRAGEVPSTEHAQCATNTSALGSNQLLPRIYIAFVLLVGILLFSSLFVNVSLIWSCLEAPSFTALVAGLPLVPAVCHINGRFGTLTTVPIHHMIFSCFYRDFLLVMVLEIAGGVMD
- the LOC112762472 gene encoding uncharacterized protein isoform X3, producing MASFNSKISMQRRALFSGLMRLRMSQNDRPEAPSPATAANGSAAVKEENPAAWALVSSSKAEAESEQGAQSGGVRRLAIDVLPSGFHRAGEVPSTEHAQCATNTRIVNLRIPYNEQISPTEICSALGSNQLLPRIYIAFVLLVGILLFSSLFVNVSLIWSCLEAPSFTALVAGLPLVPAVCHINGRFGTLTTVPIHHMSCSCLFGS
- the LOC112762472 gene encoding uncharacterized protein isoform X4; this encodes MASFNSKISMQRRALFSGLMRLRMSQNDRPEAPSPATAANGSAAVKEENPAAWALVSSSKAEAESEQGAQSGGVRRLAIDVLPSGFHRAGEVPSTEHAQCATNTRIVNLRIPYNEQISPTEICSALGSNQLLPRIYIAFVLLVGILLFSSLFVNVSLIWSCLEAPSFTALVAGLPLVPAVCHINGRFGTLTTVPIHHMIAGGVMD
- the LOC112762472 gene encoding uncharacterized protein isoform X1, producing the protein MASFNSKISMQRRALFSGLMRLRMSQNDRPEAPSPATAANGSAAVKEENPAAWALVSSSKAEAESEQGAQSGGVRRLAIDVLPSGFHRAGEVPSTEHAQCATNTRIVNLRIPYNEQISPTEICSALGSNQLLPRIYIAFVLLVGILLFSSLFVNVSLIWSCLEAPSFTALVAGLPLVPAVCHINGRFGTLTTVPIHHMIFSCFYRDFLLVMVLEIAGGVMD